A stretch of the Desulfovibrio sp. Huiquan2017 genome encodes the following:
- a CDS encoding ABC transporter ATP-binding protein yields MALIECRRTSKIYVKGSLKTAALTDLDLTIRQGEFTVLSGPSGSGKTTALNLMGGLDRPSSGSVAVHGKPLEKMPDNELADFRLYSIGFIFQAYNLIPVLTAEENAEFILLLQGVPEKKRRNKVRELFAELHMEHLLHRRPNDLSGGQQQRVAIIRAMAASPALIIADEPTANLDTKTSRNLLEIMVKLNETRKTTFVFSSHDPLVIEYARRVVELKDGILFSDTEAHR; encoded by the coding sequence ATGGCACTGATAGAATGTAGGCGAACATCAAAGATATATGTCAAAGGCAGCCTGAAAACGGCCGCTTTGACGGATCTCGACCTGACCATTCGACAGGGGGAATTCACGGTTCTGTCTGGACCTTCCGGCAGCGGGAAGACCACGGCGCTGAACCTCATGGGGGGGCTTGATCGCCCTTCAAGCGGTTCGGTTGCGGTGCACGGCAAACCGCTCGAGAAGATGCCGGACAACGAGCTAGCCGACTTCCGGCTGTATTCCATCGGCTTCATTTTTCAGGCCTACAACCTCATTCCCGTTTTGACGGCCGAGGAGAACGCCGAGTTCATCCTGTTGCTACAAGGGGTCCCCGAAAAGAAGCGTCGCAACAAGGTGCGCGAACTCTTCGCCGAGCTGCACATGGAGCACCTTCTGCACCGAAGGCCCAACGATCTCTCGGGTGGACAACAGCAGCGGGTGGCCATTATCCGGGCAATGGCCGCGTCCCCGGCGCTGATCATTGCGGATGAACCAACCGCCAACCTCGATACCAAGACCAGCCGGAATCTCCTTGAGATCATGGTCAAGCTCAATGAGACCAGGAAGACCACGTTCGTCTTCAGTTCACACGACCCCCTGGTCATAGAATATGCTCGGCGGGTGGTCGAACTGAAGGACGGCATACTGTTCAGCGACACGGAGGCCCACAGGTGA
- a CDS encoding FtsX-like permease family protein, with amino-acid sequence MLSFKLAIRNLCRNRLRTLITFLGISLSLALVQVYHNFTTGVYSYMVECGVRSGTGHIAVMRKGYLEQRAPGLVFEPGDLTARIAALPGVKTVIPRLHMTGLAQTGWGSRRISLVGTDIGVEAASNPFLKDIPTEVFADGWKERSALVGERLVKELKIGIGRPLIVTVQSQNGEMVSERFKVRGIIRSGIRDVDQSLVMVSRAAATGMSGTPGQVNELSLVLDEADSQGTVMPLVDDTLAQHPELTAAAWETTMPNLYSAIRWDYAGGIVLSTILLLIVTFGVTNTLLMSVMERLKEFGMIRGLGASGSLIRRMILAEALVLGAAAALAGSALASLATWYLTIYGFDLRYFIPANLEFGGVIFSALLYARWDVPWMARVSVFMVVLCLIASLYPAFKASRVTPVAALRHN; translated from the coding sequence ATGCTGTCCTTCAAGCTGGCGATACGGAACCTCTGCCGCAACAGGCTGCGCACCCTGATCACCTTTCTCGGCATAAGCCTGAGTCTGGCGCTGGTGCAGGTCTACCACAACTTCACCACCGGCGTGTATTCCTACATGGTTGAATGCGGCGTGCGCTCCGGGACGGGGCATATCGCCGTCATGCGGAAGGGCTACCTGGAGCAGCGTGCGCCCGGTCTTGTCTTTGAACCGGGAGATTTGACGGCTCGCATTGCCGCGCTCCCCGGGGTGAAGACGGTCATACCGCGGCTTCACATGACGGGATTGGCGCAGACCGGCTGGGGCAGCCGCAGAATCAGCCTGGTGGGTACCGACATTGGCGTGGAGGCGGCGAGCAATCCTTTCTTGAAAGACATCCCGACGGAGGTTTTTGCCGACGGCTGGAAAGAACGAAGCGCCCTTGTGGGTGAACGACTCGTCAAGGAATTAAAGATCGGTATCGGCCGTCCCCTGATCGTCACGGTTCAGTCCCAAAATGGGGAGATGGTCAGCGAGCGGTTCAAGGTCCGAGGCATCATCCGTTCCGGCATCAGAGATGTGGATCAGTCGCTTGTCATGGTTTCCAGGGCTGCCGCAACCGGGATGTCGGGAACGCCGGGACAGGTAAACGAGCTGTCCCTAGTTCTCGATGAGGCCGATTCGCAAGGGACCGTCATGCCGCTGGTGGACGACACGCTGGCCCAGCACCCGGAACTGACGGCCGCAGCCTGGGAGACCACCATGCCCAACCTGTACAGTGCCATACGGTGGGACTACGCCGGGGGTATCGTCCTGTCCACGATTCTGCTGTTGATCGTGACCTTCGGCGTGACCAACACACTGCTCATGTCGGTCATGGAACGGCTGAAAGAGTTCGGGATGATCCGGGGCCTCGGCGCGTCCGGGTCTCTGATCCGGCGCATGATCCTCGCCGAGGCTCTGGTGCTTGGTGCGGCGGCCGCTCTGGCCGGTTCCGCATTGGCTTCCCTGGCCACCTGGTATCTTACTATTTACGGATTCGACCTGCGCTATTTCATTCCCGCGAACCTGGAGTTCGGCGGAGTTATTTTTTCAGCCCTGCTGTATGCGAGATGGGATGTCCCCTGGATGGCCCGGGTCTCTGTTTTCATGGTCGTTCTCTGTCTGATCGCGTCACTGTACCCGGCGTTCAAGGCCTCGCGGGTAACCCCCGTGGCCGCATTGCGCCACAACTGA
- a CDS encoding FtsX-like permease family protein, with protein MIMASSMLMVAMGVSAGKMSDMLTSATDQYHGHIVISGKGYKDAGDFYTHFGESTVDVEGLKRLPEVRGVSPRLRCFGLLSHERQTSSVEVLGIRPDKEAAVTSLQAHLVAGNGFDGSANGALIGKGLADSLGAAPGDSLVFVTQAADGSIGNDLLEIKGVFATGNTRNDNALVLVDLKWLQGLLVLPGEIHELAVSVRHPLDVSHSRGLIAERLPNGLEAMDWRSFLPEIRDAIVISHVTNGIIMAIMYLTAALCVFNTFYMSVMERSREFGVIMALGVRPWNIRVMVLLESLFMGCVAVAFGIILGFLFNWFLSGVGIDLSGSVAPITYGGGTIMPRIHAVIHPAGQILAALCLLIVCPVAGFVPANKAAKLTPVEVIRGE; from the coding sequence ATGATCATGGCCAGTTCCATGCTCATGGTGGCCATGGGGGTGTCGGCGGGCAAGATGAGTGACATGCTCACATCCGCCACCGATCAATACCATGGGCATATCGTGATTTCCGGTAAGGGTTACAAGGACGCCGGGGATTTTTATACCCACTTCGGGGAATCGACCGTTGATGTGGAAGGACTGAAGCGCTTGCCCGAAGTACGGGGCGTCTCCCCCCGGCTGCGCTGTTTCGGACTACTTTCCCATGAAAGGCAAACCTCCTCGGTGGAGGTGTTGGGAATCCGGCCGGACAAAGAGGCGGCCGTGACCTCGCTCCAGGCCCACCTTGTGGCCGGGAACGGCTTCGACGGGTCAGCCAACGGCGCGTTGATCGGCAAAGGCTTGGCCGATAGCCTGGGCGCGGCCCCCGGAGACAGCCTTGTCTTCGTGACCCAGGCCGCGGACGGCTCCATCGGGAACGATCTTCTTGAAATCAAAGGGGTCTTCGCTACCGGCAACACCCGAAACGACAACGCGCTCGTGCTGGTTGATCTCAAATGGCTTCAAGGTCTGCTGGTGTTGCCGGGCGAAATCCACGAACTGGCCGTAAGCGTCAGGCACCCGCTGGACGTTTCGCACTCCAGGGGGTTGATCGCCGAGCGCCTGCCCAACGGCCTGGAGGCAATGGACTGGCGTTCTTTCCTGCCGGAGATCAGGGACGCCATCGTCATCAGCCACGTGACCAACGGGATCATCATGGCCATCATGTATCTGACGGCCGCGCTCTGCGTGTTCAACACCTTTTACATGTCGGTCATGGAGCGCTCCAGGGAGTTCGGCGTCATCATGGCCCTCGGAGTGCGCCCCTGGAACATCCGGGTCATGGTCCTTCTGGAAAGCCTCTTCATGGGCTGCGTCGCCGTGGCCTTCGGCATCATCCTGGGTTTCTTGTTCAATTGGTTCCTGTCCGGCGTGGGCATAGATCTCTCGGGCTCGGTCGCCCCCATAACCTATGGAGGCGGAACCATCATGCCCAGAATCCATGCCGTAATCCATCCGGCAGGCCAGATCCTGGCAGCCCTATGCCTGCTCATAGTCTGTCCCGTGGCCGGATTCGTCCCCGCGAACAAGGCGGCGAAACTGACGCCGGTCGAAGTAATTCGGGGAGAGTAG
- a CDS encoding outer membrane lipoprotein-sorting protein — MKNNLILTYCMVAICLCAMLPTPTASAADLQALVRNVEQQYNGDSSHVLATMHIVTEQWSRTISMEGWSLGRKYSLTRISAPAKEKGVATLKSDREVWNYLSRVDRVIKIPPSMLGASWMGSHISNDDLVKANHVDLDYDLTLMEETDDYRKVLCTPKADAAVIWGKIIYTIRKPDDVPLEIEYFDDLGDKVRTIGFDDVRQVDGHTLPMDMIVLPEDKPGEKTVLHYDSIDFDIPLKESFFSLRNLKKR; from the coding sequence ATGAAAAATAATTTGATTTTGACCTATTGCATGGTGGCGATCTGTCTCTGCGCCATGCTGCCGACGCCCACCGCGTCGGCTGCCGACCTTCAGGCCCTCGTGCGGAATGTCGAGCAGCAATACAACGGCGACTCCTCCCATGTGCTGGCGACCATGCACATCGTCACCGAGCAATGGTCCCGGACCATCTCCATGGAAGGCTGGTCCCTCGGCAGAAAGTACAGTCTGACCCGGATCTCGGCTCCGGCCAAGGAAAAGGGGGTGGCCACCCTCAAGTCGGACCGGGAGGTCTGGAACTACCTGTCCCGGGTGGACAGGGTCATCAAGATACCGCCCTCCATGCTGGGGGCGTCCTGGATGGGCAGCCACATTTCCAACGACGACCTGGTCAAGGCCAACCACGTGGACCTGGATTACGATCTGACCCTCATGGAGGAAACCGACGACTACAGGAAAGTGCTGTGCACTCCCAAGGCCGATGCGGCCGTGATCTGGGGAAAAATCATCTACACCATACGAAAGCCGGACGACGTCCCGCTGGAAATCGAATACTTCGACGATCTGGGCGACAAGGTCAGGACCATCGGATTCGACGACGTCAGACAGGTGGATGGGCACACTCTGCCCATGGATATGATCGTGCTCCCCGAAGACAAGCCCGGTGAAAAGACCGTGCTCCACTACGACTCCATAGACTTCGACATACCGCTGAAAGAAAGCTTCTTCTCTCTGCGCAACCTGAAAAAACGGTAA
- a CDS encoding acyl-CoA dehydratase activase-related protein, with product MRKLKRGRTETNQDISGRSNRLVPHGIERLQRIRFVFIINDVTKQSHSGNYDFISIEKYPFSFLIPPQGEGQVNIPIEFCMNDIKPGKAWGIDIGSEYIKLVVILKDDSGIHILSRRCVNHRNQPLELLPRLLDELEWSADCPIAATGRLSRSLNCLRIPTKAALARGVRHVHPELMPGTIVSLGSQGFSVLELHENGKDILRENSRCSQGTGSFLSQLVGRFGLTVKEASELCREVAVALPLSGRCPVILKTDMTHLANKGEDREAIVAGLYDAVCENVQALVKPGLSPSRVMLTGGVSLAPRVHSHFRRFLLSRGMELLETPEDSARYLEAMGAALIAMERGSLVETPSLVAENIRKRTFDTTPPLRDGLPLVHRLPLPETAFPDGIFRVVLGFDIGSTGSKAVGIDAVSRVPVWETYLDTKGDPVDAAQRLVERYLGDTGGKHTVCGIGVTGSGREIVGSLLRTCFGVNPVLVLNEIAAHAEGALYYDPRVDTIFEIGGQDAKYSRLENGNIIDAAMNEACSAGTGSFLAEQGRCFEGIADVVQMNDVALQAEYGVSLGQHCSVFMAEVIADAVAEKVPQQVIIAGLYDSIAQNYLNRVKGSRSVGECIFCQGMPFNSDALAAAIARQTGRDVVVPPNPGTMGALGIALIAQRDLPSENNLDLRAFLDARVLAKDTFVCTSNKGCGGAGNKCRIDRIQTLVGGEKKRFLWGGGCSMYSSGTHGGGLPDNAPDPFRERRELIREYEKKTAAGAGKTIALVEEFAIKGQLPFFLSFFAGLGLNPKVVSSGRSSTLKRGIEGASVPFCAPMTLYMGVVRELLEEAAPDYLFLPRVRELPRQKDELHSVTCPIMQASPDLVRTALRQSGGPQLLISRIDFGPDNLDSGRFRASVRRIARELGMEAKWETAYAAGCRMQREFDDRCREMGQRALAFAREKDLPAVVVVGRNYTIHNDRLNSNVPSLLREQGALSIPVDCYPVSDSIPCFPEIYWGSSQLILRAAYQIARTQGQYAVYCTNYSCGPDSFSLHFFEYLMGHKPFAIIETDGHTGDAGTKTRLEAFLYCVEGDGRQPKSGKDRQRSIADLRPDPMTVLEAAEENEILLVPRMGSAAEGIAALLRAYGVRAEALPPSSKESFRLGQQHTSGKECAPMTVTLGSVLERIRQSPGQRFAYLMPSANGPCRFGVYNLLQRMILDGSGLQSRIRIVSPSDENYFAGVPLDFQLRAMACFTATDVLLRALHDVRPVETVPGEAQRIYDQYYARMLALLENTIPATSGKAAWGLFRDVFGLETLLRAAADEFATIKDANAAIPTIAVVGEIYMRLDSCANGHVIDELESRGLRCILAPFNEWLAYCTDNELQRFAEDRVLPGDSRSGARISKTIKTYIINRLYRAVGRKLGWHKPHAVDKVIKAAVPYLSPELIGEAVLSLGSPAESFRLGEIDGVVAVGPHECMPNKIVESQLLFMQEKTGGHTLTISISGEPINPDILDRFAFEVLSTYEK from the coding sequence ATGCGGAAGCTGAAAAGGGGGAGGACAGAGACAAATCAGGACATTTCAGGACGCTCAAACCGCCTCGTTCCGCACGGCATTGAAAGGTTGCAAAGAATAAGGTTTGTTTTTATAATCAATGATGTTACGAAACAATCACATTCTGGCAATTATGACTTTATATCTATAGAAAAATATCCATTCTCCTTTTTGATCCCACCACAAGGCGAAGGCCAGGTTAATATCCCCATCGAGTTTTGTATGAATGACATCAAACCAGGAAAAGCCTGGGGTATCGATATTGGTTCGGAATATATCAAGCTTGTTGTCATTCTCAAAGACGACAGCGGGATACACATTCTCTCCCGTCGATGTGTCAATCACCGAAATCAGCCTCTCGAGCTGCTTCCCCGTCTGCTGGACGAACTCGAATGGAGTGCCGACTGTCCCATAGCCGCCACCGGCCGATTGAGCCGAAGCCTGAACTGTCTGCGCATACCGACTAAAGCGGCACTGGCCCGAGGCGTTCGCCATGTGCATCCCGAACTCATGCCCGGCACTATTGTTTCGCTGGGAAGCCAGGGCTTTTCCGTCCTGGAACTCCATGAGAACGGAAAGGACATCCTCCGCGAGAATTCCCGCTGTTCCCAGGGAACCGGCAGTTTCCTAAGCCAGTTGGTCGGGCGTTTCGGCCTGACGGTGAAAGAAGCCAGCGAACTTTGCCGCGAGGTCGCTGTCGCCCTGCCCCTGTCCGGACGTTGTCCGGTTATCCTGAAGACCGACATGACGCACCTCGCCAACAAGGGCGAGGACCGCGAAGCTATTGTCGCCGGCCTGTATGATGCTGTTTGCGAAAACGTGCAGGCTCTGGTCAAACCGGGTCTGTCCCCTTCCCGCGTCATGCTCACCGGGGGAGTGTCTCTGGCCCCGCGGGTACACAGCCATTTTAGGCGATTCCTGCTGTCCAGGGGAATGGAACTCCTGGAAACGCCCGAAGATTCTGCGCGGTACCTGGAAGCGATGGGCGCAGCCCTGATCGCCATGGAGCGAGGCAGCCTTGTGGAGACTCCTTCGCTGGTGGCTGAAAATATTCGCAAACGCACCTTTGACACGACCCCTCCCCTTCGAGATGGGCTCCCTCTGGTTCACAGACTTCCGCTGCCGGAGACGGCCTTTCCCGACGGGATTTTCCGGGTTGTTTTGGGCTTCGATATCGGCTCCACCGGTTCAAAGGCCGTGGGGATCGATGCCGTGTCCCGTGTGCCGGTATGGGAAACCTACCTGGATACGAAGGGCGATCCAGTGGATGCCGCACAGCGGCTGGTTGAACGATACCTTGGAGACACAGGCGGAAAACATACGGTCTGCGGCATAGGTGTCACCGGCTCGGGCCGGGAAATCGTCGGTTCCTTGTTACGAACCTGTTTCGGCGTGAACCCCGTACTGGTCCTGAACGAGATCGCCGCCCATGCAGAGGGCGCGCTCTACTACGACCCAAGGGTTGATACCATTTTCGAAATCGGCGGCCAGGATGCCAAATATTCTCGACTGGAAAACGGCAACATCATTGATGCGGCCATGAATGAGGCGTGCAGTGCCGGAACCGGGTCATTCCTGGCCGAACAGGGGCGCTGTTTCGAGGGGATAGCGGATGTCGTTCAGATGAACGATGTGGCCCTGCAGGCGGAATACGGCGTTTCCCTTGGTCAGCACTGCTCGGTGTTCATGGCCGAAGTCATTGCTGACGCCGTGGCCGAAAAAGTCCCACAGCAGGTCATCATAGCCGGGTTATACGATTCCATCGCCCAGAACTATCTGAATCGAGTCAAGGGCAGCCGATCGGTGGGTGAATGCATTTTCTGTCAGGGAATGCCGTTCAATTCCGACGCCTTGGCCGCCGCCATTGCCCGACAGACAGGGCGTGACGTGGTAGTCCCGCCCAATCCCGGGACCATGGGGGCCCTCGGCATCGCACTGATTGCCCAGCGGGATCTGCCGAGTGAAAACAATCTTGATCTCAGGGCTTTTCTCGATGCCCGGGTCCTCGCCAAGGACACGTTTGTCTGCACCTCGAACAAAGGGTGCGGCGGGGCCGGGAACAAATGCCGGATCGACCGCATACAGACGCTGGTCGGGGGTGAAAAGAAACGATTTTTATGGGGCGGTGGGTGCTCCATGTACAGCTCCGGCACTCATGGCGGCGGGCTGCCGGACAATGCCCCGGACCCGTTCCGTGAACGGCGGGAACTGATTCGGGAGTATGAAAAAAAGACGGCTGCCGGTGCGGGGAAAACCATCGCCCTGGTCGAAGAATTCGCGATCAAGGGACAGCTTCCCTTTTTCCTGTCCTTTTTTGCCGGGCTTGGGTTGAATCCCAAGGTGGTTTCCAGCGGGCGGAGCAGCACGTTGAAGCGCGGGATAGAAGGGGCCAGCGTGCCGTTCTGCGCTCCCATGACGCTGTACATGGGGGTGGTGAGAGAGCTGTTGGAAGAGGCCGCCCCGGACTATCTCTTCCTGCCGCGCGTTCGAGAGTTGCCCCGCCAGAAGGACGAATTGCACTCGGTGACCTGCCCCATCATGCAAGCGAGCCCGGACCTTGTGCGGACCGCTTTGCGGCAGAGTGGGGGGCCGCAGTTGCTCATTTCGCGAATAGACTTCGGGCCGGACAATCTGGATTCCGGCAGATTCCGGGCAAGTGTTCGACGCATTGCCCGGGAGCTTGGGATGGAGGCGAAGTGGGAGACGGCGTATGCAGCAGGCTGCCGGATGCAGCGGGAATTTGACGATCGCTGCAGGGAGATGGGACAAAGGGCCCTGGCGTTCGCTCGGGAAAAGGATCTGCCCGCCGTGGTGGTGGTCGGACGGAACTATACCATCCATAACGACCGGCTGAACTCCAACGTGCCGTCGCTGCTCCGAGAACAGGGAGCATTGTCCATCCCCGTCGACTGCTACCCCGTTTCCGACTCCATCCCCTGCTTCCCCGAGATATACTGGGGGTCGTCGCAACTCATTCTTCGGGCCGCCTACCAGATAGCGCGGACTCAGGGGCAATATGCGGTCTACTGCACCAATTACTCCTGCGGCCCGGACAGCTTTTCACTCCATTTTTTCGAATATTTGATGGGGCACAAGCCATTCGCCATCATCGAAACAGACGGGCACACCGGAGATGCCGGGACCAAAACGAGGCTGGAAGCGTTCCTCTATTGTGTGGAGGGTGACGGAAGACAACCCAAGTCCGGGAAGGATCGCCAGCGGAGCATCGCGGACCTTAGGCCGGACCCGATGACCGTCCTGGAGGCCGCCGAGGAAAACGAGATTCTCCTGGTGCCCCGCATGGGCTCTGCCGCCGAGGGCATCGCCGCATTGCTGCGGGCCTACGGCGTTCGCGCCGAGGCCCTGCCCCCATCCTCCAAGGAATCGTTCCGTCTGGGACAGCAGCACACGTCCGGCAAGGAGTGCGCCCCCATGACCGTGACGCTCGGCAGCGTACTGGAGCGTATCCGACAATCCCCGGGGCAGCGCTTTGCCTACCTCATGCCTTCGGCCAACGGCCCCTGTCGTTTCGGCGTGTACAACCTGTTGCAGCGGATGATCCTCGACGGGTCCGGTCTTCAAAGCCGCATACGCATCGTTTCGCCGTCCGACGAAAACTATTTCGCCGGGGTTCCCCTGGATTTTCAGCTGCGGGCCATGGCGTGCTTCACGGCCACGGACGTACTGCTCAGGGCGCTGCATGACGTGCGCCCCGTGGAAACCGTCCCCGGAGAGGCCCAACGTATATACGACCAATACTATGCCCGGATGCTGGCCCTGTTGGAAAATACGATTCCGGCAACGTCGGGCAAGGCAGCATGGGGACTGTTCAGGGATGTCTTCGGTCTTGAGACGCTGCTGCGCGCCGCTGCCGATGAATTCGCCACGATCAAGGATGCAAACGCCGCCATTCCGACCATAGCGGTCGTCGGTGAAATATACATGCGTCTCGATTCCTGTGCCAACGGCCACGTCATTGATGAACTTGAGAGCCGAGGCCTTCGGTGTATACTGGCCCCGTTCAACGAGTGGCTCGCCTACTGTACGGACAACGAGCTGCAACGCTTTGCCGAAGACCGGGTGCTTCCGGGAGACAGCCGCTCCGGCGCGCGAATTTCAAAAACCATCAAGACCTACATCATCAACCGTCTCTACCGGGCCGTAGGACGGAAACTCGGATGGCACAAACCGCATGCCGTGGACAAGGTCATCAAGGCCGCCGTTCCCTATCTCAGCCCGGAACTCATCGGCGAGGCTGTGCTGAGTCTGGGTTCCCCGGCAGAAAGCTTCCGCCTGGGCGAAATCGACGGTGTCGTAGCCGTAGGCCCCCATGAATGCATGCCGAACAAGATAGTTGAATCACAACTCTTATTCATGCAGGAAAAGACCGGTGGGCACACGCTTACCATTTCCATCAGCGGAGAGCCCATAAACCCGGATATTCTTGACCGGTTTGCGTTCGAAGTACTGAGTACCTATGAAAAATAA
- a CDS encoding tyrosine-type recombinase/integrase translates to MDRFPEDRHPRYVLPLDDFRKTVGLAGPRRWQRLLPAFHTAPRRSELWKLKWSEVDFGSGLVGYWTRKRRSGSAEFDELPMSAGLRAKLAEWKLVSGSEDLVFGSRFNGLLDPNNRWLKRLCAEAGVKPFGFHGIRHLAA, encoded by the coding sequence GTGGACAGGTTTCCCGAGGATCGCCATCCGCGATACGTCCTGCCGTTGGACGACTTCCGCAAGACGGTGGGCTTGGCCGGGCCTCGTCGTTGGCAACGGCTGTTGCCGGCCTTCCATACCGCGCCGCGCAGGAGCGAGCTTTGGAAACTCAAGTGGAGCGAGGTCGACTTCGGTTCCGGGCTTGTCGGCTACTGGACAAGGAAGCGGCGAAGCGGAAGCGCGGAATTCGACGAGCTCCCCATGTCCGCAGGGCTTCGCGCCAAACTGGCCGAATGGAAGCTGGTGTCTGGCTCCGAGGACCTGGTCTTCGGCAGCCGGTTCAACGGCCTTCTGGACCCGAACAATCGGTGGCTGAAGCGGTTGTGCGCCGAAGCCGGGGTGAAGCCGTTCGGCTTTCACGGCATCCGTCATCTGGCTGCTTGA